The Perca fluviatilis unplaced genomic scaffold, GENO_Pfluv_1.0 PFLUV_unplaced_scaf_119, whole genome shotgun sequence genome has a window encoding:
- the cebpa gene encoding CCAAT/enhancer-binding protein alpha: protein MLGFRSSMELSNLYEVAPRPLMSSLTHGQQPSSGYRDPADLGGDIGDSETSIDLSAYIDPSAFNDDFLADLFHHSSRQDKLKIMNGEYESVPSCVGGPGPQQQPPQHPYMSNYMESKMEPLYEHNPRRIRPVAIKQEPRDDDDMNPGMPPTYHHPHAQQYSQQQPQQPHLQYQIQHCAQTTMHLQPGHPTPPPTPVPSPHQHHPHPHHHAHHHAHQGAMKLLEHPRGSSSGSSGSGSGSEKGGKSKKNVDKNSPEYRLRRERNNVAVRKSRDKAKIRNMETQHKVVELTTDNDRLRRRVEHLTRELDTLRGIFRQLPDGSFKPPGS from the coding sequence GTTTAGATCCTCCATGGAGCTCTCTAACCTGTACGAGGTCGCGCCCCGGCCCCTGATGAGCAGCCTGACCCACGGACAGCAGCCCTCCTCCGGCTACAGAGACCCGGCCGACCTCGGCGGTGACATCGGAGACAGCGAGACCTCCATCGACCTGAGCGCCTACATCGATCCGTCGGCGTTCAACGACGACTTTCTGGCCGACTTGTTCCACCACAGCTCCCGGCAGGACAAACTCAAGATCATGAACGGGGAGTACGAGTCCGTGCCGTCGTGTGTCGGCGGTCCGGGACCCCAGCAGCAGCCGCCGCAGCACCCCTACATGTCCAACTACATGGAGTCCAAGATGGAGCCTCTGTACGAGCACAATCCGCGTAGAATCCGTCCAGTGGCGATCAAGCAGGAGCCGCGAGACGATGACGACATGAACCCGGGAATGCCTCCGACCTATCACCACCCGCACGCGCAGCAGTACTCCCAACAGCAGCCCCAGCAGCCGCATCTCCAGTACCAGATCCAGCACTGTGCTCAGACCACAATGCACCTCCAGCCGGGTCACCCGACCCCCCCGCCGACCCCGGTGCCTAGCCCGCATCAACACCACCCCCACCCGCACCACCACGCGCACCACCACGCTCACCAGGGCGCCATGAAGCTGCTGGAACACCCGCggggcagcagcagcggcagcagcggCAGCGGCAGCGGCAGCGAGAAAGGCGGGAAATCCAAGAAGAACGTGGACAAGAACAGCCCGGAGTACCGGCTGAGGCGCGAGCGCAACAACGTGGCCGTGCGCAAAAGCCGAGACAAGGCGAAGATTCGGAACATGGAGACGCAGCACAAAGTCGTGGAGCTGACCACGGACAACGACCGGCTGCGGCGGAGGGTGGAGCATCTGACCCGCGAGCTGGACACGTTACGGGGCATCTTCCGACAGCTACCCGACGGGTCCTTCAAACCCCCGGGCAGCTGA